One part of the Microbacterium aurugineum genome encodes these proteins:
- the leuD gene encoding 3-isopropylmalate dehydratase small subunit, producing the protein MEKFTTHTGIAAPLKRSNVDTDQIIPAVFLKRVTKTGFEDALFHGWRQDPEFVLNQPAFQGASVLLAGPDFGTGSSREHAVWALRDFGFKVVLSPRFADIFRGNSGKQGLLAATISEEDLERFWAEIDRNPGVSMTVDLEARTASIGDVQADIGIDDYTRWRLLEGLDDIGLTLRNEDKIAQFEARRESWRPRTLPVQ; encoded by the coding sequence ATGGAGAAGTTCACCACTCACACCGGCATCGCGGCGCCGTTGAAGCGCTCGAACGTGGACACCGACCAGATCATCCCCGCCGTCTTCCTCAAGCGGGTCACCAAGACCGGCTTCGAGGATGCGCTGTTCCACGGATGGCGCCAGGACCCGGAGTTCGTCCTCAACCAGCCGGCGTTCCAGGGCGCGTCCGTGCTTCTCGCCGGACCCGACTTCGGCACCGGCTCCAGCCGTGAGCACGCGGTCTGGGCCCTGCGCGACTTCGGCTTCAAGGTCGTGCTCAGCCCTCGTTTCGCCGACATCTTCCGCGGTAACTCCGGCAAGCAGGGCCTCCTCGCGGCGACCATCTCCGAAGAGGATCTCGAGCGTTTCTGGGCCGAGATCGACCGGAATCCCGGGGTGTCGATGACCGTCGACCTCGAGGCGCGGACGGCGTCCATCGGCGACGTCCAGGCCGACATCGGGATCGACGATTACACTAGATGGCGGCTCCTCGAAGGGCTCGATGACATCGGGCTCACGCTGCGCAACGAAGACAAGATCGCGCAGTTCGAGGCCCGTCGCGAGTCGTGGCGGCCACGGACCCTTCCCGTTCAGTAG